One Carassius carassius chromosome 28, fCarCar2.1, whole genome shotgun sequence genomic window carries:
- the LOC132108069 gene encoding dual specificity tyrosine-phosphorylation-regulated kinase 1A-like — protein MAAPMPHSHQQYSDCHQQSTDQSVTVLPYSDQTQALTASQRHMPQCFRDPTLAPLRKLSIDLIKTYKHINEVYYAKKKRRHQQGQGEDSSHKKERKVFNDGYDDENYDYIVKNGEKWMDRYEIDSLIGKGSFGQVVKAYDRAEQEWVAIKIIKNKKAFLNQAQIEVRLLELMNKHDTEMKYYIVHLKRHFMFRNHLCLVFEMLSYNLYDLLRNTNFRGVSLNLTRKFAQQLCTALLFLATPELSIIHCDLKPENILLCNPKRSAIKIVDFGSSCQLGQRIYQYIQSRFYRSPEVLLGMPYDLAIDMWSLGCILVEMHTGEPLFSGANEVDQMNKIVEVLGIPPNHIMDLAPKARKFFEKLSDGTWSIKKTKDGKRYKPPASRKLHVILGVECGGPGGRRAGESGHAVADYLKFKDLILRMLDYDPKTRIQPYYALQHSFFKKMTDEGTNTSSSVSTSPALEQSQSSGTTSSTSSSSGGSSGTSTSGRARSDPTHHHRHSSGHFGTAMPALDCDNLCPQARQPYHPPVVWPGIVGPEPVTVETHPVQETTFHVPPQHPKALHPHHHHHHHGQVIATRPRPRLYKSPTNSASTQDSMEVVHGHLSMTSLSSSASSSSTSSSSTGNQGNQAYQLRQLPAKTLDFSQNGSLSMGLGAFSNPRQETGMAGHPTYPVATNTGTGHFIAEGHLGMRQGIDREDSPMTGVCVQQSSMASS, from the exons ATGGCTGCTCCCATGCCTCATTCGCACCAGCAGTACAGTGACTGTCACCAGCAGAGTACAGACCAGTCTGTCACTGTGCTGCCATACAGTGATCAGACACAAGCACTCACTGCCAGCCAG AGGCACATGCCCCAATGCTTTCGTGACCCTACTTTAGCTCCTTTAAGGAAGCTCTCCATAGACCTGATCAAAACCTACAAACACATCAATGAG GTGTAttatgcaaaaaagaaaagacgGCATCAACAAGGTCAAGGTGAGGACTCCAGCCACAAGAAAGAAAGGAAAGTCTTCAATGATGGCTACGATGATGAGAACTACGACTACATTGTCAAGAATGGGGAAAAATGGATGGACCGCTATGAAATTGACTCTTTAATTGGAAAAGGGTCATTTGGCCAG GTTGTAAAAGCTTACGACCGAGCTGAGCAAGAGTGGGTAGCTATTAAGATTATCAAGAACAAGAAGGCCTTTCTGAATCAAGCTCAAATTGAAGTACGGCTTCTCGAGCTCATGAACAAACATGACACAGAGATGAAATACTATATAG TACACTTGAAACGGCACTTCATGTTCCGGAATCATCTTTGCTTAGTATTTGAAATGTTGTCATACAACCTGTATGACTTGTTACGGAATACGAACTTCAGAGGTGTCTCTTTAAATCTGACAAGGAAGTTTGCCCAGCAGTTGTGTACAGCACTACTGTTTCTCGCTACACCTGAGCTCAGCATCATCCACTGTGACCTAAAGCCAGAGAACATCCTGCTATGTAACCCCAAGAGAAGTGCCATCAAAATAGTGGACTTTGGGAGCTCCTGCCAACTGGGACAAAGG ATATATCAGTACATCCAGAGTCGATTCTACCGCTCCCCTGAAGTGTTACTGGGAATGCCATATGACTTGGCCATAGACATGTGGTCTCTGGGATGTATTCTGGTGGAAATGCATACAGGAGAGCCTCTATTTAGTGGAGCCAATGAG GTGGACCAAATGAACAAAATTGTTGAAGTACTTGGGATCCCACCCAATCATATTATGGACCTAGCACCAAAAGCCAGGAAGTTCTTTGAGAAGTTGTCAGATGGGACATGGAGTATTAAGAAGACCAAAGATGGAAAAAGG TACAAACCTCCGGCCTCTCGAAAGCTCCATGTCATATTGGGAGTTGAATGTGGTGGACCAGGCGGTCGTCGGGCGGGAGAATCCGGCCACGCAGTAGCTGACTACTTGAAGTTCAAGGACCTCATTCTCAGAATGCTGGACTACGACCCCAAGACGAGAATTCAGCCCTACTATGCCCTCCAGCACAGTTTCTTCAAGAAGATGACGGATGAAGGAACCAATACAAGCAGTAGTGTGTCAACAAGTCCTGCACTTGAGCAGTCACAGTCATCAGGGACCACTTCTAGTACATCCTCAAGCTCAG GAGGATCATCTGGAACAAGCACCAGTGGCAGAGCAAGATCTGATCCAACTCATCACCATCGGCACAGCAGCGGGCATTTCGGCACAGCCATGCCAGCCTTAGACTGTGACAACCTTTGCCCACAG GCGAGACAGCCTTATCATCCACCAGTAGTATGGCCTGGAATAGTAGGACCAGAACCTGTCACTGTAGAGACTCATCCAGTCCAGGAAACCACTTTTCATGTGCCTCCCCAGCACCCCAAGGCATTGCACCcccatcaccaccatcatcaccacGGACAGGTCATAGCAACGCGACCACGGCCGCGACTCTACAAATCTCCCACCAACAGCGCCTCCACCCAGGATTCCATGGAGGTGGTGCATGGTCATCTGTCCATGACATCCCTGTCTTCCTCGGCATCCTCTTCCTCCACATCTTCCTCTTCCACAGGAAACCAAGGCAACCAGGCTTACCAGCTCCGCCAGCTTCCTGCCAAAACCCTGGACTTTAGCCAAAATGGAAGTTTGAGTATGGGTTTGGGTGCCTTCTCAAATCCTCGCCAAGAGACTGGTATGGCTGGACATCCCACGTACCCCGTTGCCACAAACACAGGAACTGGTCACTTTATAGCAGAGGGACACCTGGGCATGAGACAAGGCATCGATAGGGAAGATTCTCCGATGACTGGAGTCTGTGTTCAGCAGAGCTCGATGGCCAGCTCGTGA
- the alcamb gene encoding activated leukocyte cell adhesion molecule b isoform X1, whose protein sequence is MYRIALLTCLLTVSMMNQVSGLETVTGKYADTVEIPCNNGRVVETEVTFVKWKYDKDGNILVKHRDQNATVSSDVNYKNRVGIKKDFSLVITQVSMADQRTFTCMVVGTEDILEYPVQLAVYKVPSQPQITNLTTVMAIGKLTTLAQCRSEGANPAANITWFKNKTPLMTDGAAIKITTNVVVDKETGLSTTSSTLEYTAVKGDIDAKFTCQVQHIKSANVDSSPLVFTVNYPTEKVNLQVVSQGPFKEGDNVTLKCTADGNPPPSSYNFYINGEKKTVNSNTYTLTNVTREDTREYKCSLVDHEDIVASVAVTVEYLDVALSSIGKIVKKLGESLEMIVDVEASGPTEVSWKKGNAKLNSLPKFDKLMYSDSGVYECVVSMADLKKTHKFELVVEGSPVIKNLIKERGMGMTKVLKCVAEGFPKPTVQWSVNGSNDESVSEHGKVTYSLTIVPNDNLTVSCTVSNVLGSDIKSINVSSLVEDVKMDKQADQKDEYTDQTILAVGIVVGLMLAVLAIGVAYWLYMKKFREGSWKTGEKEDGSAEESKKLEEIQSQKADV, encoded by the exons ATGTACCGGATCGCCCTTTTAACGTGTCTGCTCACCGTATCAATGATGAATCAAG TGAGTGGTTTGGAAACGGTCACCGGCAAGTATGCAGACACCGTTGAAATCCCATGCAACAACGGGCGTGTCGTGGAAACAGAAGTCACATTTGTTAAATGGAAATAT GACAAAGATGGCAACATCTTGGTGAAACATCGGGATCAGAATGCCACTGTTTCCAGCGACGTGAATTACAAGAACAGAGTCGGTATCAAAAAAGATTTCAGCCTCGTCATCACACAAGTGTCCATGGCCGATCAGAGAACCTTCACCTGCATGGTGGTGGGGACTGAAGACATTTTAGAGTATCCTGTTCAACTGGCTGTTTACA AGGTTCCATCACAACCTCAGATTACAAACCTGACGACTGTGATGGCAATCGGCAAATTAACTACG TTGGCGCAGTGTCGTTCTGAAGGTGCCAATCCAGCTGCTAACATCACATGGTTCAAGAATAAAACTCCTCTTATGACTGATGGAGCAG CCATTAAAATCACCACAAATGTGGTTGTTGATAAAGAGACAGGACTGTCCACAACATCTTCTACCCTGGAGTATACAGCAGTGAAGGGAGACATTGATGCCAAGTTCACCTGTCAGGTTCAACACATCAAGTCTGCTAACGTGGATTCCTCACCTCTGGTCTTCACTGTGAACT ACCCTACCGAGAAGGTCAATCTCCAAGTGGTGTCCCAGGGTCCTTTTAAGGAAGGAGACAACGTGACCCTCAAATGCACAGCAGATGGGAACCCTCCACCTTCTAGCTACAACTTCTACATCAAC GgtgagaaaaagactgtgaacTCCAACACGTACACCTTGACCAATGTCACTCGGGAGGACACTAGAGAATACAAATGCTCACTAGTGGACCATGAGGATATTGTGGCTTCTGTAGCCGTCACAGTTGAAT ATCTTGATGTGGCCTTAAGCAGCATTGGTAAAATTGTTAAGAAACTTGGTGAGAGCCTTGAGATGATTGTAGATGTTGAAGCTTCAGGACCAACAGAAGTTTCTTGGAAGAAG GGCAATGCCAAGCTGAATAGCCTGCCCAAGTTTGACAAATTGATGTACTCGGACTCTGGCGTGTATGAGTGTGTTGTTTCTATGGCTGACCTCAAGAAAACGCATAAATTTGAATTGGTAGTTGAAG GTTCTCCAGTCATTAAGAACCTGATCAAGGAGCGTGGTATGGGCATGACCAAGGTCCTGAAATGTGTGGCTGAAGGCTTTCCAAAACCCACAGTACAGTGGAGTGTCAACGGCTCAAAT GATGAGAGTGTTTCTGAGCATGGCAAAGTCACATACAGCCTCACTATCGTTCCAAACGACAATCTCACTGTGTCCTGCACGGTCTCTAATGTCTTGGGCTCCGACATTAAGAGCATTAATGTGTCCTCAC TTGTTGAGGACGTGAAAATGGACAAACAAG CAGATCAGAAAGATGAGTACACTGACCAGACGATACTGGCTGTTGGCATAGTTGTTGGTCTGATGCTGGCGGTTCTGGCGATAGGAGTGGCCTACTGGCTGTATATGAAGAAATTCAG GGAAGGATCCTGGAAAACTGGAGAAAAGGAGGATGGATCTGCAGAAGAGAGTAAGAAGCTGGAGGAAATTCAAAGCCAAAAAGCTGACGTGTAA
- the alcamb gene encoding activated leukocyte cell adhesion molecule b isoform X2 codes for MYRIALLTCLLTVSMMNQVSGLETVTGKYADTVEIPCNNGRVVETEVTFVKWKYDKDGNILVKHRDQNATVSSDVNYKNRVGIKKDFSLVITQVSMADQRTFTCMVVGTEDILEYPVQLAVYKVPSQPQITNLTTVMAIGKLTTLAQCRSEGANPAANITWFKNKTPLMTDGAAIKITTNVVVDKETGLSTTSSTLEYTAVKGDIDAKFTCQVQHIKSANVDSSPLVFTVNYPTEKVNLQVVSQGPFKEGDNVTLKCTADGNPPPSSYNFYINGEKKTVNSNTYTLTNVTREDTREYKCSLVDHEDIVASVAVTVEYLDVALSSIGKIVKKLGESLEMIVDVEASGPTEVSWKKGNAKLNSLPKFDKLMYSDSGVYECVVSMADLKKTHKFELVVEGSPVIKNLIKERGMGMTKVLKCVAEGFPKPTVQWSVNGSNDESVSEHGKVTYSLTIVPNDNLTVSCTVSNVLGSDIKSINVSSLVEDVKMDKQDQKDEYTDQTILAVGIVVGLMLAVLAIGVAYWLYMKKFREGSWKTGEKEDGSAEESKKLEEIQSQKADV; via the exons ATGTACCGGATCGCCCTTTTAACGTGTCTGCTCACCGTATCAATGATGAATCAAG TGAGTGGTTTGGAAACGGTCACCGGCAAGTATGCAGACACCGTTGAAATCCCATGCAACAACGGGCGTGTCGTGGAAACAGAAGTCACATTTGTTAAATGGAAATAT GACAAAGATGGCAACATCTTGGTGAAACATCGGGATCAGAATGCCACTGTTTCCAGCGACGTGAATTACAAGAACAGAGTCGGTATCAAAAAAGATTTCAGCCTCGTCATCACACAAGTGTCCATGGCCGATCAGAGAACCTTCACCTGCATGGTGGTGGGGACTGAAGACATTTTAGAGTATCCTGTTCAACTGGCTGTTTACA AGGTTCCATCACAACCTCAGATTACAAACCTGACGACTGTGATGGCAATCGGCAAATTAACTACG TTGGCGCAGTGTCGTTCTGAAGGTGCCAATCCAGCTGCTAACATCACATGGTTCAAGAATAAAACTCCTCTTATGACTGATGGAGCAG CCATTAAAATCACCACAAATGTGGTTGTTGATAAAGAGACAGGACTGTCCACAACATCTTCTACCCTGGAGTATACAGCAGTGAAGGGAGACATTGATGCCAAGTTCACCTGTCAGGTTCAACACATCAAGTCTGCTAACGTGGATTCCTCACCTCTGGTCTTCACTGTGAACT ACCCTACCGAGAAGGTCAATCTCCAAGTGGTGTCCCAGGGTCCTTTTAAGGAAGGAGACAACGTGACCCTCAAATGCACAGCAGATGGGAACCCTCCACCTTCTAGCTACAACTTCTACATCAAC GgtgagaaaaagactgtgaacTCCAACACGTACACCTTGACCAATGTCACTCGGGAGGACACTAGAGAATACAAATGCTCACTAGTGGACCATGAGGATATTGTGGCTTCTGTAGCCGTCACAGTTGAAT ATCTTGATGTGGCCTTAAGCAGCATTGGTAAAATTGTTAAGAAACTTGGTGAGAGCCTTGAGATGATTGTAGATGTTGAAGCTTCAGGACCAACAGAAGTTTCTTGGAAGAAG GGCAATGCCAAGCTGAATAGCCTGCCCAAGTTTGACAAATTGATGTACTCGGACTCTGGCGTGTATGAGTGTGTTGTTTCTATGGCTGACCTCAAGAAAACGCATAAATTTGAATTGGTAGTTGAAG GTTCTCCAGTCATTAAGAACCTGATCAAGGAGCGTGGTATGGGCATGACCAAGGTCCTGAAATGTGTGGCTGAAGGCTTTCCAAAACCCACAGTACAGTGGAGTGTCAACGGCTCAAAT GATGAGAGTGTTTCTGAGCATGGCAAAGTCACATACAGCCTCACTATCGTTCCAAACGACAATCTCACTGTGTCCTGCACGGTCTCTAATGTCTTGGGCTCCGACATTAAGAGCATTAATGTGTCCTCAC TTGTTGAGGACGTGAAAATGGACAAACAAG ATCAGAAAGATGAGTACACTGACCAGACGATACTGGCTGTTGGCATAGTTGTTGGTCTGATGCTGGCGGTTCTGGCGATAGGAGTGGCCTACTGGCTGTATATGAAGAAATTCAG GGAAGGATCCTGGAAAACTGGAGAAAAGGAGGATGGATCTGCAGAAGAGAGTAAGAAGCTGGAGGAAATTCAAAGCCAAAAAGCTGACGTGTAA